A genome region from Babesia bigemina genome assembly Bbig001, chromosome : I includes the following:
- a CDS encoding clathrin coat adaptor subunit, putative — MISAVFISNCHGSLLFYRAFRGGSSRQDAVMYAKNMIQRSLKPYRPIQQFGFATYVRVKLDALHLVASCDGDVNAALVMQCLVDIRDSIVTLLEAKVTAAEITRYATTLQEMVDLAIDGGFPQDFYMHYLGSWTVKDMTTNLFKKNQPKISHYLEGYGVDYGKYMKAQKMVFHSEKDLVATSDPEMQMQNITVPWRVASSTTRKNEITLFISECINCCYSHVGELLLSEVTGSITMDCSMPGTPKVAITLNTDFANSHERITYASVENKNESHFPLPSGAKVATTMQDFKVHKTVDILRMLRSKQITAVPPQGMTALMLYRCDVSGELPFHLKPVITRATRYLLYYHITIRTKFPKTVTANNVFLKIPLPATTSNVEIINHFGHCQFNLAGSSMHWHLVKTGGGMKYTLEFQCKLARSVSEQDPAIGPIEVEFVLPNFSFSGLFVRDIEVTNTAHKAHKAVQYNSSNGSYQHKLKFPK, encoded by the coding sequence ATGATATCGGCTGTCTTCATCAGTAACTGTCATGGAAGCCTGCTGTTCTACAGAGCCTTCCGGGGCGGAAGCAGCCGGCAGGACGCTGTCATGTACGCCAAGAACATGATCCAGAGGAGCTTGAAGCCTTACCGGCCAATTCAGCAGTTTGGATTCGCCACGTATGTCAGAGTCAAGCTCGATGCGCTGCACCTGGTGGCGTCGTGCGATGGCGACGTCAACGCCGCCCTCGTCATGCAGTGCCTCGTCGACATACGCGACTCCATCGTCACGCTGTTGGAAGCGAAGGTCACCGCGGCGGAGATCACCAGGTACGCGACCACCCTCCAGGAGATGGTGGACCTCGCGATCGACGGAGGCTTCCCGCAGGACTTCTACATGCACTACCTCGGGTCGTGGACGGTCAAGGACATGACGACCAACCTGTTCAAGAAGAACCAGCCGAAAATCAGCCACTACCTGGAGGGCTACGGTGTGGACTACGGCAAGTACATGAAGGCGCAGAAGATGGTCTTCCACTCGGAGAAGGACCTCGTGGCAACGTCCGACCCGGAGATGCAAATGCAGAACATCACCGTGCCCTGGCGGGTTGCGTCGTCCACGACGCGCAAAAACGAAATAACGCTGTTCATATCGGAGTGCATCAACTGCTGCTACTCGCACGTCGGCGAGTTGTTGCTGAGCGAGGTCACCGGGAGCATCACCATGGACTGCTCAATGCCGGGGACGCCAAAGGTTGCTATCACGCTGAACACGGATTTCGCGAACTCGCACGAGCGAATCACGTACGCGAGTGTGGAAAACAAGAACGAGTCCCATTTCCCCCTCCCCTCCGGAGCCAAGGTGGCGACCACCATGCAAGACTTCAAGGTGCACAAAACGGTAGACATACTCCGGATGCTGAGAAGCAAGCAGATAACGGCGGTGCCGCCGCAGGGGATGACGGCGCTCATGCTGTACAGGTGTGACGTTAGCGGGGAACTGCCGTTCCACTTGAAGCCGGTGATCACCAGGGCCACCAGGTATCTGCTGTATTACCACATCACCATACGTACCAAGTTCCCCAAGACTGTCACTGCAAACAACGTCTTTCTCAAGATACCGCTGCCCGCCACTACCTCGAATGTAGAGATCATCAACCACTTCGGCCACTGCCAGTTCAACCTCGCGGGGAGCTCGATGCACTGGCACCTCGTCAAAACCGGCGGCGGCATGAAGTACACACTGGAGTTCCAGTGCAAGCTGGCCAGGTCTGTGAGCGAACAGGACCCTGCCATCGGGCCGATCGAGGTGGAATTCGTGCTGCCGAACTTCTCCTTCAGCGGCCTGTTCGTGCGCGACATCGAGGTGACCAACACCGCCCACAAGGCGCACAAAGCTGTGCAATACAACTCCTCTAACGGGAGTTACCAGCACAAGCTGAAATTTCCCAAGTAA
- a CDS encoding ribosomal protein S18, putative codes for MAPLCDIRPYAALIRRFCAASARPGSTQPSKNPPTSDMSFEEIFAKAKPTQQHKISEEGSYDALYQECMSDIYRRRAEADGYTDETRDSPEVLEFTRKEREITRAIFKRANPCQHVMMQQLMPKLDQRNEYIDPYWDPFKRLDGLKLQVAAEFNDLARLISAAEVRKQRKMIRDAAESFDKFGDPYANESEPKEASEPLASNLNDRFWDPDVDRRLVLQNNRRPFSFRGRAATKCINALTDLHVLHNFVAENGQILPRRLTFATRQQQRQIFKAIRVARQMALFPYEWKPRYRDRIPLMDPQQYLADELFHRYAYLGDLRAKAMLHVVMRKYPHVNCFRFLKHEAQRFTNGANFKETLDEHRNN; via the exons ATGGCACCACTGTGCGACATAAGGCCTTATGCGGCACTTATTCGAAGATTTTGCGCCGCGTCGGCACGACCAGGCTCCACGCAGCCGTCTAAAAATCCGCCGACGTCGGACATGAGCTTCGAGGAGATCTTTGCCAAGGCCAAACCCACGCAGCAACACAAG ATTAGTGAGGAGGGCTCGTACGACGCGCTCTACCAGGAGTGCATGTCAGATATATATCGCAGGCGAGCTGAAGCCGATGGTTACACAGACGAGACGCGAGACTCACCAGAAGTGCTTGAATTCACGCGCAAGGAGCGTGAAATCACTAGAGCAATATTCAAGAGGGCCAATCCGTGCCAACAC GTCATGATGCAACAGCTGATGCCCAAACTCGACCAAAGAAACGAGTACATCGATCCCTACTGGGATCCATTCAAACGTCTGGATGGGTTAAAGTTGCAAGTGGCAGCGGAGTTCAACGACCTTGCCAG ACTCATCAGCGCTGCGGAGGTGCGTAAACAACGGAAAATGATAAGAGACGCCGCTGAAAGTTTCGACAAGTTTGGCGACCCTTACGCGAACGAAAGCGAGCCTAAGGAG GCGTCGGAACCGCTGGCTAGTAACCTAAACGATCGCTTCTGGGACCCAGACGTCGACCGCCGCCTGGTTTTACAGAACAATAGACGACCATTCTCGTTCAGAGGTCGGGCCGCTACAAAGTGTATTAACGCTTTGACAGACCTACACGTGCTACACAACTTCGTGGCGGAGAATGGGCAAATACTGCCGCGAAGGTTGACCTTCGCAACGAGGCAGCAGCAGAGACAAATCTTCAAGGCCATACGAGTGGCACGTCAAATGGCGCTTTTTCCTTACGAATGGAAGCCACGATATCGGGACAGGATACCGCTTATGGACCCGCAACAG TACCTGGCTGACGAACTGTTCCACCGGTACGCATACCTGGGAGATCTCCGAGCGAAGGCTATGCTACACGTTGTAATGAGAAAATACCCACACGTAAATTGCTTTAG GTTTCTCAAGCACGAGGCGCAACGATTCACAAACGGCGCCAACTTCAAGGAGACCCTCGACGAGCACAGAAATAACTAG
- a CDS encoding Dynamin-1-like protein, which produces MAVPKKVALEEMSSIPADSVARAQEYLKLIQATSDPNLIFLHCYHIMKLGGLDAEVPRLVVFGQQSMGKTTVLDFIMGGPIGYSSTDTGTKQPVVIIMRPLEVIMEVASALKLQIDPASLKGGTIWCLFNGKLMDIRSVQDAMRLHMQSMGERIVADELEVEVFVPNGVNAIFVDLPGIKDDSKTGAEFTRNVVRNYVKSNPNDLYLLVKKSSDDPANWPWSLKEFITTAPPTGLGLSPHQTIVVGTRAREFLINEKTDIRTVEQLMDRVLKRTITDSKGNILPLHLLELFSLSIEAKESGDFLANKREMKRQIAKGQEEVENMIRTSFEVTNDTVGRDGMTVVDRLLQMFSINGFLTTLDTRYQALVATTFRNLERRLVRKKMELERSMQSLEQRMNRLSPQSIRESVSLFIRQFVEVVQKMITGNYTIMKLPVAPEEFLKYYGGSLRDNLEDGNELALNLFPQRDLYEPDFYEKISKRTETLFNKKLTMMDSVKPGRYVRYFTSKINAHMFGLIEPPRRNKTNSTDGGIENYISNEYKSDELINVEFIQINNGQENSLHKNIDRSRISLLTPLPSVSVDQMQVPLYAWHKTLSSTGWVLVRPIVIDRLPPEIIVQKSNYREIEIASKQIAFRYLDVADSNSSDDVDVDSVTEKVANANIKGAANKDNEKNAKSDVDRNSREGDKSGRANDKGGKEADKGSSTPAAGDKDVKNNRYVYFTTCSEIFLEDPKVVPYYNSALEMVSGEHAEAQLLNQLAITNICHWLKFQIKHMEPDRHFTSEVIYQMLRSVHHVVDRADWEPLIADLVQSNVRGALLHAARLSACAAAAALRRVLKAALAEVFRCIQQSECGQTLYCLSESLHFQEQIDQLSEEYCRQKATECAGAMMNLILEQTYSIQFDVAVDIFDYCYQFEKYIVGRAGHRSLMGEALYRVRENFAMRKRRLAMTDIFEKSDAKTSLELIYEEVKVQFWATKMLLASPLATKIYTHFIKDVVDRMANEMQDPSGSNDAELEAFLQKNILYESVDGNWVPRSNNRMSQDYDVNSKYDRFAQHFQETKHSLEYITIALEAIAAMKRAEGGPEFVTNLDKDLLGA; this is translated from the coding sequence ATGGCGGTCCCGAAAAAGGTTGCGCTCGAGGAGATGTCGTCTATACCGGCAGACTCCGTCGCGAGGGCGCAGGAGTACCTGAAGCTCATCCAGGCGACGTCGGACCCTAACCTCATCTTTCTGCACTGCTACCACATCATGAAGCTCGGCGGACTAGATGCGGAGGTGCCCAGGCTGGTCGTGTTCGGCCAGCAGTCGATGGGTAAGACGACGGTGCTGGATTTCATCATGGGAGGGCCTATCGGATACTCGAGCACCGACACCGGAACCAAGCAGCCCGTGGTCATCATCATGCGACCCCTCGAGGTGATAATGGAGGTCGCGTCCGCGCTGAAGCTGCAAATTGACCCCGCCAGCCTGAAAGGAGGCACCATCTGGTGTCTGTTCAACGGGAAGCTGATGGACATTCGCAGTGTGCAGGACGCCATGCGCTTGCACATGCAGTCCATGGGGGAACGCATCGTCGCCGACGAGTTGGAGGTCGAGGTGTTCGTGCCCAACGGCGTCAACGCCATATTCGTGGACCTCCCTGGCATCAAGGACGACTCGAAAACAGGCGCGGAATTCACCAGGAACGTCGTCCGCAACTACGTGAAAAGCAACCCCAACGACCTGTACCTCCTGGTCAAAAAGAGCTCCGACGACCCCGCGAACTGGCCGTGGTCGCTCAAGGAGTTCATCACCACGGCTCCACCGACGGGGCTGGGCCTTTCTCCGCACCAGACCATCGTCGTCGGTACCCGCGCCCGCGAGTTCCTCATCAACGAAAAGACCGACATCAGGACCGTGGAGCAGCTGATGGACCGCGTACTTAAGCGCACCATCACGGATTCCAAGGGCAACATTCTGCCGCTGCACCTGCTCGAGCTGTTCTCGCTGAGCATAGAGGCCAAGGAGTCGGGCGACTTCCTTGCCAACAAGCGCGAGATGAAACGCCAAATTGCCAAAGGCCAAGAGGAGGTGGAGAACATGATCAGGACGTCGTTCGAAGTGACCAACGACACCGTTGGCAGGGATGGCATGACCGTCGTGGACCGGCTTTTGCAGATGTTCAGCATCAATGGGTTCCTGACCACGCTGGACACCAGGTACCAGGCGCTAGTGGCGACGACGTTCCGCAACCTCGAACGCAGACTGGTGCGCAAAAAGATGGAGCTCGAGCGCAGCATGCAGTCACTGGAGCAACGCATGAACCGTCTCAGCCCCCAGAGCATCCGGGAGTCCGTCTCGCTTTTCATCCGACAGTTCGTCGAGGTTGTGCAAAAGATGATAACCGGTAATTACACCATCATGAAGCTGCCGGTGGCGCCGGAGGAGTTCCTCAAGTACTACGGAGGCAGTCTCAGGGACAACCTGGAGGACGGCAACGAACTGGCGCTCAACCTCTTCCCGCAGCGCGACCTCTACGAACCCGACTTCTACGAGAAGATATCGAAGCGCACGGAGACGCTCTTCAACAAGAAGCTCACAATGATGGACAGCGTCAAACCGGGCAGGTACGTGAGGTACTTCACCAGCAAGATCAACGCCCACATGTTCGGGCTGATCGAGCCCCCGCGGAGGAATAAGACCAACTCCACGGACGGTGGGATCGAGAACTACATCTCAAATGAATACAAGTCCGACGAACTGATCAACGTGGAGTTCATCCAAATCAACAACGGGCAGGAAAACTCGCTGCACAAGAACATCGACCGCAGCAGGATCAGCCTGCTGACTCCGCTGCCGTCGGTGTCGGTCGACCAGATGCAAGTGCCGCTCTACGCGTGGCACAAGACCCTCTCGAGCACCGGCTGGGTCCTGGTGAGGCCCATCGTGATCGACCGCCTCCCGCCAGAGATCATCGTGCAGAAGTCCAACTACCGCGAAATCGAGATCGCCAGCAAACAAATCGCCTTCAGGTACCTGGATGTGGCGGACAGCAACTCCTCGGACGACGTCGATGTGGATTCCGTGACTGAGAAGGTGGCCAACGCCAACATCAAGGGGGCGGCGAACAAGGACAACGAAAAGAACGCCAAGAGTGACGTTGACAGGAACTCTCGTGAGGGCGATAAATCTGGCCGAGCGAACGATAAGGGGGGGAAGGAGGCCGACAAGGGTTCCAGCACCCCTGCTGCGGGTGACAAGGACGTGAAGAACAACCGCTACGTCTACTTCACAACTTGTAGCGAGATCTTCCTGGAGGACCCGAAGGTGGTGCCTTACTACAACAGCGCTCTCGAAATGGTCAGCGGCGAGCACGCCGaggcgcagctgctcaACCAGCTGGCGATCACCAACATCTGCCACTGGCTCAAGTTCCAGATCAAGCACATGGAGCCCGACCGCCACTTCACCAGCGAGGTCATATACCAGATGCTCAGAAGCGTGCACCACGTGGTGGATCGCGCCGACTGGGAGCCACTGATCGCCGACCTCGTGCAGTCGAACGTGCGCGGAGCTCTGCTGCACGCAGCCAGGCTGTCGgcctgcgccgccgccgctgcgctgcgcagggTGCTCAAGGCGGCACTGGCGGAGGTCTTCCGCTGCATCCAGCAGTCGGAGTGCGGGCAGACGCTGTACTGCCTCAGCGAAAGCCTGCACTTCCAGGAACAGATCGACCAGCTGTCTGAGGAGTACTGCCGTCAGAAGGCCACCGAGTGCGCCGGGGCTATGATGAACCTCATCCTGGAGCAGACCTACTCCATCCAGTTCGACGTGGCGGTGGACATCTTCGACTACTGCTACCAGTTTGAGAAGTACATCGTCGGCCGCGCCGGGCACCGCAGCCTGATGGGCGAGGCGCTGTACCGCGTGCGCGAGAATTTCGCGATGAGGAAGCGCAGGCTTGCCATGACCGATATTTTCGAGAAGTCCGACGCCAAGACTTCGCTGGAGCTCATTTAcgaggaggtgaaggtgcAGTTCTGGGccaccaagatgctgctcgCGTCGCCCCTGGCCACCAAGATCTACACCCACTTCATCAAGGATGTCGTGGACCGCATGGCCAACGAAATGCAGGACCCATCCGGCAGCAACGACGCGGAGCTCGAGGCCTTCCTGCAGAAGAACATACTGTACGAGTCGGTCGACGGCAACTGGGTGCCGAGGTCGAACAACCGCATGTCGCAGGACTACGACGTGAACTCCAAGTACGACCGTTTCGCGCAGCACTTCCAAGAAACCAAGCACTCGCTGGAGTACATCACTATAGCCTTGGAGGCCATAGCTGCCATGAAACGCGCGGAAGGCGGGCCCGAGTTCGTCACCAACCTCGACAAGGACCTGCTGGGGGCGTGA
- a CDS encoding 3'5'-cyclic nucleotide phosphodiesterase, putative yields the protein MTKDLMCSLLAIERFLLDHRADESVTNAFKEVKRAIYEQKINRGELESAWNPSQTSNKASKSNGKSLATNFFHTLFCSCVHRDTAYEEDTLAPTYTENVIKEDDASQELVQSPRPRKGWVIGDSRRNVKINYDSQEEYEKVLSQLGNNWNVDILALSNFKTVTQMGPIVCVGHALISPVGDRIHPEFNKLLSPVLTMIQDVYLPNPYHNALHGACVAHMTAVLTKALGLKECLTPIEEFAYLIAAIGHDAGHPGKTNAFLRSTESPLALIYNDASILENYHASLVCHIIRSQETFFDLFSQTDWELIRKRIIQLVLATDMMSHFTHINNVRDRRVSGAFDYKNNPEDLWLLMVLCVKTADIGHNFLPWCEHLPWTKSLFDEFHMQGDEERLLSIPLLLFFDRTRSADIPDSQLGFFQGFTTPLINELIFIDSNSYLTRFLQKNSQDNLDHWKKNSKRELADILSDLDKSTEIHEIADASI from the exons ATGACGAAAGATCTCATGTGCTCGCTCCTCGCAATCGAGCGATTCCTCCTGGATCACAGGGCCGACGAGTCCGTTACGAACGCATTCAAGGAAGTGAAACGTGCGATATATGAGCAAAAGATCAATAGAGGAGAATTGGAATCAGCATGGAACCCCTCGCAAACGTCCAACAAAGCCTCGAAATCCAATGGCAAAAGTTTGGCCACCAACTTCTTTCACACATTGTTCTGCAGCTGTGTGCATCGTGACACAGCGTACGAGGAAGACACCTTGGCTCCGACGTACACTGAGAACGTAATCAAAGAGGACGATGCAAGCCAAGAACTTGTGCAGTCGCCGAGACCACGAAAAGGGTGGGTCATCGGAGACAGCAGACGAAACGTCAAAATCAATTACGATAGCCAAGAGGAGTACGAAAAGGTACTCTCCCAACTTGGAAATAACTGGAATGTGGATATTCTGGCCCTCTCAAATTTTAAAACCGTTACGCAAATGGGGCCTATTGTATGTGTTGGACACGCGCTCATCAGTCCAGTAGGTGATCGGATACACCCCGAATTCAATAAGTTACTGTCACCCGTGCTCACGATGATACAAGACGTGTACCTACCGAATCCCTACCACAATGCACTACATGGAGCATGCGTTGCCCACATGACGGCAGTTCTCACCAAGGCGCTGGGGTTGAAGGAATGCCTGACACCCATTGAGGAGTTCGCATATCTTATTGCTGCTATTGGACATGATGCGGGTCATCCAG GAAAAACCAATGCTTTCCTACGGTCGACAGAAAGCCCACTGGCGCTCATCTACAATGACGCGAGCATCTTGGAAAACTACCACGCGTCGCTGGTCTGCCACATCATCAGGTCGCAAGAAACGTTTTTCGACCTTTTCTCGCAGACGGACTGGGAATTGATCAGGAAGAGGATCATTCAGCTGGTATTGGCCACCGATATGATGTCGCATTTCACCCATATTAACAACGTCAGGGACAGGAGGGTCAGCGGTGCTTTTGATTACAAGAACAACCCGGAGGACCTCTGGCTGCTTATGGTACTATGTGTCAAGACAGCCGATATCGGCCACAACTTCCTGCCCTGGTGTGAACATCTGCCATGGACTAAGTCTCTGTTTGACGAATTCCACATGCAAGGTGACGAAGAAAGATTGTTATCAATTCCACTGCTGCTATTCTTCGACAGGACGAGGTCGGCGGACATCCCCGACTCACAACTGGGATTCTTCCAAGGATTCACCACACCTTTGATCAACGAGCTAATCTTTATCGACAGTAACAGCTATCTTACTCGTTTCCTGCAAAAGAATTCGCAAGACAACTTGGATCACTGGAAGAAAAACAGTAAGAGGGAATTAGCTGACATATTGAGTGATTTGGACAAATCCACCGAGATTCATGAAATAGCAGACGCAAGCATATAA
- a CDS encoding SHORT-CHAIN DEHYDROGENASES/REDUCTASE FAMILY MEMBER protein, putative, with the protein MHKGSVIITGCDSGLGLALCSLLPRHGYYVLATCLTEEGAEVATAAINGDLDAAHCQLKVQNGCIECKEGTCFLLDVTSASAVESFCDDVTRRVTATRIPPLYAIVNNAGIWRFGLLQDAFKSPENRLAEVDRWKEVLDTNLLGALRVTLAFANQLHQSTDGCDPRVVFISSVLDRHALPGQGAYVASKFAISGFHETLCHELAGTNIRPVIIRPGALKNTRLFNRDLDRQNAAQTQRLEHDADLLKASYRVLLHFAGDCNQVALTVLDALQTKEPDSEISNVTGALPFMVAEYLPRRLFVQIVRVVLRNLGWLYHRAASIFRRRLRD; encoded by the exons ATGCATAAGGGTTCAGTAATCATTACTGGCTGCGATAGCGGGCTCGGGTTGGCGCTGTGCAGCCTCCTTCCGCGGCACGGCTACTACGTCCTCGCGACGTGTCTGACAGAGGAAGGTGCTGAGGTCGCCACCGCTGCCATAAACGGCGACCTCGATGCTGCCCACTGCCAACTGAAAGTCCAAAACGGGTGTATAGAATGTAAGGAAGGCACATGTTTCCTCCTTGACGTCACGTCTGCTTCCGCCGTTGAGAGCTTCTGCGACGATGTGACTAGGCGCGTAACAGCAACGAGGATCCCCCCTCTCTATGCGATCGTAAACAACGCTGGAATTTGGCGATTCGGCTTGTTGCAG GATGCATTTAAATCGCCCGAAAATCGCTTGGCGGAGGTAGACCGGTGGAAGGAGGTGCTGGACACGAACCTGCTAGGCGCACTGCGGGTAACGCTCGCCTTTGCTAACCAACTCCACCAATCGACGGACGGTTGCGATCCGAGGGTGGTGTTCATCTCTAGCGTTCTGGATCGTCACGCCCTTCCTGGCCAGGGGGCGTACGTTGCGTCCAAATTCGCCATCAGCGGTTTTCACGAAACACTCTGCCACGAATTGGCGGGAACGAACATCCGCCCCGTGATCATCAGACCAGGGGCGCTCAAGAACACCAGGCTGTTTAATCGTGATTTGGATCGACAAAATGCAG CGCAAACCCAACGGTTGGAGCACGACGCAGACCTGCTGAAGGCATCATACA GGGTGCTCCTCCACTTTGCTGGCGATTGCAACCAGGTGGCGCTGACTGTTTTGGATGCGCTCCAAACCAAGGAACCGGATTCCGAGATTTCCAACGTAACCGGCGCACTCCCGTTTATGGTGGCGGAGTACCTACCTCGGCGCCTGTTCGTGCAGATCGTCAGGGTGGTGCTTCGGAACCTGGGATGGCTGTATCACCGTGCAGCGTCTATTTTTAGACGTCGTTTGCGAGATTAG
- a CDS encoding S-ADENOSYLMETHIONINE-DEPEND ENT METHYLTRANSFERASE RELATED protein, putative, whose protein sequence is MTEGSASPKERHDQVPPPRGIFSIRADALTPGVLYLASGADADGRVSSAFLHVIEKHLSYVNPANQQKGAAEDDDAWEDICRSAIFWRQSNDLQYDEDAYVDASWAAESIEVSREIKELLNTEKPPEDSPDNDIVNANGDHVQSSRVRILDLAAGIGGNSVHFGEDSDLVVGVEMNPQRVEICKNNLRAYGVDHACVVQGDLFDFIEQFAEDPMKKAHELGIQQHFTESQHFDCVHTSPPWGGKNYAGSSNDKVYTLQPNFDVERVMKSVAKFTDIATFYLPRSQCVYELVKLADMGGFPLVIISAYHYRRKTRCIHAHFVKRVECFKYLKVENMERTHVPYKKAPHGLNLLVHSTPYVTSKFSIKSDMHMDRVVHAIMKMLDEKTFIVAAKLHNLLRLHPLSGVMAIANQAREIQNAGGMTKTDSNEKRTTGGIFFHLLKTQDRELYKKMEKFV, encoded by the exons ATGACGGAGGGATCGGCCTCCCCGAAGGAGCGCCACGATCAAGTCCCGCCGCCTCGCGGCATCTTCAGCATTCGAGCGGACGCACTGACCCCGGGCGTGCTCTACTTGGCGTCGGGAGCCGATGCGGACGGCAGGGTGTCTTCTGCCTTCCTGCACGTCATTGAGAAGCACCTCAGTTATGTCAACCCAGCCAACCAGCAGAAGGGCGCTGCGGAAGATGACGATGCGTGGGAAGATATATGCCGGAGCGCCATATTCTGGCGACAGTCGAACGACCTGCAGTACGACGAGGATGCGTACGTGGATGCCTCCTGGGCTGCGGAGTCCATCGAGGTATCAAGAGagatcaaggagctgctgaACACTGAGAAGCCACCGGAGGACTCCCCGGACAACGACATCGTCAACGCAAACGGCGACCATGTGCAGTCGTCGCGCGTGAGAATCCTGGACCTTGCGGCGGGCATTGGGGGCAACAGTGTCCACTTCGGCGAGGACAGCGACCTCGTTGTAGGGGTGGAAATGAACCCTCAGCGGGTTGAAATATGCAAGAACAACCTGCGAGCATACGGCGTCGACCATGCCTGTGTCGTGCAGGGCGACCTTTTCGACTTCATCGAACAGTTCGCGGAGGACCCGATGAAAAAGGCGCACGAGTTGGGGATACAGCAACATTTCACCGAATCGCAACACTTCGACTGTGTCCACACATCGCCGCCCTGGGGCGGGAAAAATTACGCCGGCTCCAGCAACGACAAGGTGTACACGCTGCAGCCGAATTTCGATGTCGAGCGCGTAATGAAAAGCGTGGCGAAGTTCACTGATATTGCCACCTTCTacctgccgcggtcgcAGTGCGTGTACGAGCTGGTGAAGCTCGCAGACATGGGCGGCTTCCCGCTGGTGATCATCTCCGCGTACCACTACCGACGAAAAACCAGG TGCATACACGCGCACTTCGTCAAAAGGGTGGAGTGTTTCAAGTATTTGAAGGTGGAGAACATGGAG AGGACCCACGTGCCCTATAAAAAGGCGCCTCACGGGCTCAACCTccttgtccactccacgcCGTACGTCACGAGCAAATTCAGCATCAAGTCGGATATGCACATGGACCGAGTGGTCCATGCGATCATGAAGATGCTGGACGAAAAGACCTTTATCGTCGCAGCGAAACTACACAACCTCCTGCGGCTCCACCCGTTGAGCGGCGTCATGGCAATCGCCAACCAGGCGAGGGAGATACAAAACGCCGGAG GCATGACCAAGACAGACTCCAACGAAAAGCGCACCACAGGGGGGATATTCTTCCACCTACTGAAGACGCAGGACAGGGAGCTGTACAAAAAAATGGAAAAATTCGTATAA
- a CDS encoding glycerophosphoryl diester phosphodiesterase, putative — translation MSRVLTIGHRGMGCSIPGTLALYPENALSSFREALRLGVQGVELDVFLSCNNELLVIHGHHAKASLCLTALRRDASSGAQRFGLEETVEKCDIRASDLLLRKPWRVLNQDESVESVLEKHRSDVDASFQSYMEKMDVWEGEYVPTLEQVFQEFGDKLIYNIELKGTRPEIGEHVLNLVERYPQIKVIISSLNWLPPELSPDSPYGEYDIERLPNGKVPADLLRPLINNRLGLPIGLLFNNERSDLPSIGRILECAKTFGAQWIIVAHDIWKSALPIVGCAKTGIETLHHLVSEMRSNGLKLMTYFLESQPDAPEDLRLHVEAGVDAICPNDIEVALDIIKKSCTSKN, via the coding sequence ATGTCGAGAGTACTCACCATCGGACACCGCGGCATGGGCTGCAGCATCCCCGGTACGCTGGCGCTGTACCCCGAAAATGCGCTGAGCTCCTTCCGCGAGGCCTTGCGCCTCGGCGTCCAGGGCGTCGAGCTGGACGTATTTTTGTCGTGCAATAATGAGCTTCTGGTCATCCACGGCCACCATGCGAAGGCCAGCCTGTGTCTCACGGCGCTCAGACGTGACGCCTCCTCGGGCGCGCAGCGCTTTGGCCTCGAGGAGACCGTGGAAAAATGCGACATTCGCGCGTCTGACCTGTTGCTGAGGAAGCCGTGGCGCGTGCTGAACCAGGATGAGAGCGTCGAGAGCGTGCTGGAGAAGCACCGCAGCGACGTCGACGCGTCCTTCCAGTCGTACATGGAGAAGATGGATGTGTGGGAGGGCGAATACGTGCCGACGCTGGAACAGGTCTTCCAGGAGTTCGGCGACAAGCTGATATACAACATCGAGCTCAAGGGCACCAGGCCCGAGATCGGTGAGCATGTGCTCAACCTGGTGGAGCGGTACCCGCAGATAAAGGTGATCATTTCCTCCCTGAACTGGTTGCCCCCGGAGCTCAGTCCCGACTCGCCGTACGGGGAATACGACATCGAAAGGCTGCCAAATGGCAAAGTACCGGCCGACCTCTTGCGACCCCTGATCAACAACAGGCTCGGCTTGCCCATCGGGCTGCTCTTCAACAACGAGCGCTCCGACCTGCCCAGCATTGGCCGCATTTTGGAGTGCGCCAAGACCTTCGGCGCCCAGTGGATCATTGTTGCGCACGACATCTGGAAGTCTGCGCTGCCCATCGTAGGCTGCGCGAAGACGGGTATCGAGACGCTCCACCACCTCGTCAGCGAAATGCGTAGCAACGGGCTCAAGTTGATGACCTACTTCCTGGAATCCCAGCCGGACGCCCCGGAGGACCTCAGGCTGCATGTCGAGGCCGGCGTGGATGCCATCTGCCCGAACGACATAGAAGTCGCCCTCGATATCATTAAAAAAAGCTGCACCTCCAAAAACTAA